The following are encoded together in the Leuconostoc mesenteroides subsp. mesenteroides ATCC 8293 genome:
- a CDS encoding ribose-phosphate diphosphokinase codes for MPEPKLKLFSLSSNEPLAQKIADSVGVPLSRISVKRFADGEVQINIEESIRGDNVFVIQSTSAPVNDNLMELLIMIDALRRASANQINVVLPYYGYARQDRKARSREPITAKLVANMLERAGATRVLALDLHAAQIQGFFDIPMDHLQGAPLLADYLIESGIADKKNAVVVSPDHGGMTRARNLNNMLELESPVAVIDKRRPKPNVAEVGSIVGDVEGKTAIMIDDMIDTAGTITQGAQLVMEHGAKEVYVVASHAVFSGPAIERLQNSVFKKVILTDSINLPEDKKFEKLEIVSVGELIGEAITRISKNEAISSLFKNRFYRRGH; via the coding sequence ATGCCAGAACCTAAATTGAAACTTTTTTCACTCAGCTCAAACGAACCACTTGCGCAAAAGATTGCCGATTCGGTTGGTGTTCCGTTGAGCCGTATTTCCGTTAAACGCTTTGCTGATGGTGAAGTGCAAATTAACATTGAGGAAAGTATTCGTGGCGATAATGTTTTTGTTATTCAATCGACTTCAGCACCTGTGAATGATAATTTGATGGAGCTATTGATTATGATTGATGCATTGCGTCGTGCAAGTGCAAATCAAATCAATGTTGTTCTGCCGTATTATGGCTACGCACGTCAAGATCGCAAAGCGCGTTCTCGTGAGCCAATCACAGCTAAGTTGGTAGCTAATATGTTAGAACGTGCCGGAGCTACACGTGTATTAGCATTAGACCTTCATGCCGCTCAAATTCAAGGTTTCTTTGATATTCCAATGGATCACCTACAAGGCGCCCCATTATTAGCAGATTATTTGATTGAATCAGGCATTGCTGATAAAAAAAATGCGGTTGTTGTTTCCCCTGACCACGGTGGGATGACACGCGCGCGTAATTTGAATAATATGTTAGAACTTGAGTCACCAGTTGCAGTGATTGATAAGCGCCGTCCAAAACCAAACGTGGCTGAAGTTGGTAGCATTGTTGGTGATGTTGAAGGTAAAACGGCTATCATGATTGATGATATGATTGACACTGCTGGAACGATAACGCAAGGTGCTCAACTTGTTATGGAACACGGTGCCAAAGAGGTTTATGTAGTAGCATCGCATGCTGTTTTCTCCGGGCCAGCCATTGAACGTCTACAGAATTCAGTGTTTAAAAAAGTTATTCTAACTGATTCAATCAATTTACCAGAAGATAAGAAATTTGAGAAATTAGAAATTGTTTCTGTTGGAGAGCTGATTGGTGAGGCAATTACCCGTATTAGCAAAAATGAGGCGATTAGTTCTTTGTTTAAAAATCGCTTCTACCGACGTGGACATTAA
- the ilvC gene encoding ketol-acid reductoisomerase, whose translation MTTKMFYDKDIDTTPLENKKIAVIGYGAQGHAQANNLRDSGFDVIMGLRPGKSFDSAKKDGFEVYSAAEATAQADVVMMETPDELQAAVWEKEVEPNLKAGSYLGFSHGFNIVYGLIKPNADINVMIIAPKGPGNIERRQFVEGGGIPSLYGVHQDPTGDTAEVAKAYAKGIGSGRAGILETTFEEETTEDLFGEQAVLCGGLTQLIEAGFNTLVEAGYSPELAYFETSHEMKMIVDLIFEGGFEKMRHDCSNTCEYGEMLNGPRIITEESKQGMRDVLKDIQDGTYAKKWLAEYNSGLKDLEKMRTEYKSGLYEQTGKKVRAMMPWISDADKYSTAADTEQFSAAK comes from the coding sequence ATGACTACAAAAATGTTTTATGATAAAGATATTGATACAACACCATTGGAAAACAAAAAGATTGCAGTTATTGGCTATGGTGCACAAGGGCATGCTCAAGCGAATAATCTACGCGACTCAGGATTTGATGTCATCATGGGATTGCGCCCAGGAAAATCTTTTGATAGTGCTAAAAAAGATGGGTTCGAAGTTTACTCAGCTGCTGAAGCAACGGCACAAGCGGATGTTGTTATGATGGAAACCCCTGACGAATTACAAGCGGCAGTTTGGGAGAAAGAAGTTGAGCCTAACCTTAAGGCAGGTTCTTACCTTGGATTTTCTCATGGGTTCAACATTGTTTATGGTTTGATTAAGCCCAATGCTGATATTAATGTCATGATCATTGCGCCAAAGGGTCCAGGAAACATTGAACGTCGCCAATTCGTTGAAGGGGGTGGGATTCCTTCTTTGTATGGTGTTCATCAAGATCCTACGGGTGATACAGCTGAAGTGGCCAAGGCCTATGCGAAAGGTATTGGTTCAGGTCGCGCAGGTATCTTGGAAACGACTTTTGAAGAAGAAACAACAGAAGACTTGTTTGGTGAACAAGCTGTACTTTGTGGTGGCTTAACACAATTGATTGAGGCAGGATTTAACACATTGGTGGAAGCAGGTTACTCACCTGAATTGGCTTATTTCGAAACATCTCATGAAATGAAGATGATTGTTGATTTGATCTTTGAAGGTGGTTTCGAGAAGATGAGACACGATTGCTCAAATACTTGTGAATATGGTGAAATGTTGAACGGACCACGTATCATCACTGAAGAATCAAAGCAAGGAATGCGTGATGTTTTGAAGGATATCCAAGATGGTACTTATGCTAAGAAGTGGTTGGCAGAATACAATTCTGGTTTGAAGGATTTGGAAAAGATGCGGACAGAGTATAAGAGCGGTTTGTACGAGCAAACAGGTAAGAAGGTTCGTGCTATGATGCCATGGATTTCAGATGCAGATAAGTACTCGACAGCAGCAGATACTGAGCAATTCTCAGCAGCAAAGTAA
- the walK gene encoding cell wall metabolism sensor histidine kinase WalK — MTSITKFFQSIRFRITLVFVLLMIIALELLGAFFVRQMERQNLRTFQQQITLPKYVTDPINTALRNSNSDEGNHEIQDVLSGLNNTNIEEVQVIDKTGTIRGTTSVSGQQTISQKTTDINAQKALAGDQSYVATRTINENGERKEIMTTPLGVTTGRLKDVSGVIVVKASLLPVYKNINSVMRLFIIAGLIALVASVALALFLARTLTRPIEQISEQTTKIAEGDYSMVNHIYGSDELSQLALSVNDLSTRIEESTETVNAERNRLDSVLTHMADGVLAANRRGEVTIINQAAADFVGVNREDALGQNVVSLLRLEGKRTLRDILENLNDFRVDLSDDSKELLVQIYVSLIKRQSGFISGLVVVLHDITEQQRIDSERRMFVSNVSHELRTPLTSVRSYVDALAEGAIDDPEMAQNFLGVVQDETQRMIRMINDLLELSRLDQGTMEVKLEVINLNSLFNFVLNRFDMILESDAKNENTITKNYNILREFTKEDVWVEVDPDKFTQVLDNIMNNAVKYSPDGGTITARLIKTKTRAILSISDQGLGIPRKDLDNIFNRFFRVDKSRSRAQGGTGLGLAISKEVVEKFNGRIWVDSVENKGSTFYISLAYVDEEPEDDWDAE, encoded by the coding sequence ATGACGTCAATTACTAAATTTTTCCAATCTATTCGTTTTCGCATCACACTTGTTTTTGTGCTGCTAATGATTATCGCACTCGAACTTTTGGGTGCTTTTTTCGTACGCCAAATGGAACGTCAGAACTTAAGGACATTCCAACAACAGATCACCTTACCTAAATATGTTACTGATCCAATTAACACTGCTTTACGTAATAGTAACTCTGATGAAGGCAATCATGAAATCCAAGACGTTTTGTCAGGATTAAACAATACCAACATTGAAGAAGTACAAGTTATTGATAAAACTGGAACAATTCGAGGAACGACTTCTGTATCAGGTCAGCAAACGATCAGCCAAAAAACGACCGACATTAATGCACAAAAGGCGCTTGCTGGGGACCAGTCGTATGTTGCCACTCGAACGATCAATGAAAACGGCGAGCGTAAAGAAATCATGACGACACCTCTAGGGGTGACTACGGGGAGATTAAAAGACGTCTCCGGTGTTATTGTTGTAAAAGCCAGTTTATTGCCAGTATATAAGAATATAAACAGTGTCATGCGACTGTTTATTATTGCTGGCTTGATTGCACTAGTTGCCAGTGTGGCACTGGCCCTATTTTTAGCAAGAACCTTGACAAGACCAATTGAACAAATCAGTGAACAGACGACTAAAATCGCTGAAGGTGATTACTCGATGGTGAATCACATTTATGGTTCTGATGAGTTAAGTCAATTGGCATTATCGGTTAATGATCTATCTACGCGTATCGAAGAGTCAACAGAAACAGTCAATGCGGAGCGTAATCGTTTGGATTCGGTTTTGACACATATGGCGGATGGTGTTTTAGCGGCTAATCGTCGTGGTGAAGTCACCATTATTAATCAGGCTGCAGCAGATTTTGTAGGGGTTAACCGGGAAGATGCCCTTGGACAAAATGTTGTTAGTCTCTTACGTTTGGAGGGCAAACGTACATTACGTGATATATTGGAAAATCTAAATGATTTTAGAGTAGACTTATCAGATGATAGTAAAGAACTGTTAGTCCAGATCTATGTTTCTTTGATTAAACGCCAATCTGGTTTTATTTCTGGATTAGTTGTGGTCCTACATGATATTACCGAGCAACAACGTATAGATTCTGAACGGCGTATGTTTGTTTCCAATGTATCGCACGAATTAAGAACACCTTTGACTTCAGTTCGATCCTATGTGGATGCTTTGGCAGAAGGCGCTATTGATGACCCAGAAATGGCACAAAACTTTTTGGGTGTTGTTCAAGATGAAACACAGCGTATGATTCGAATGATTAATGATTTGTTGGAGTTATCGCGTCTAGATCAAGGCACGATGGAGGTCAAGCTAGAAGTTATTAATTTAAACAGTTTGTTTAACTTTGTTTTGAATCGTTTTGATATGATTTTGGAAAGTGACGCTAAAAACGAAAACACAATCACTAAAAACTATAATATTTTGCGTGAATTTACCAAGGAAGATGTTTGGGTTGAAGTTGATCCGGACAAGTTTACTCAGGTATTAGACAATATCATGAATAATGCGGTGAAATATTCACCAGACGGCGGCACCATAACAGCCCGACTGATTAAGACAAAAACACGTGCAATCTTAAGCATCTCTGATCAAGGGCTAGGCATTCCAAGAAAAGACTTGGATAATATATTTAATCGTTTCTTCCGAGTTGATAAATCAAGGTCCCGTGCGCAGGGTGGAACAGGGCTAGGATTGGCTATTTCTAAGGAAGTGGTTGAAAAGTTTAATGGTCGTATTTGGGTTGATTCAGTTGAAA
- a CDS encoding Cof-type HAD-IIB family hydrolase, translated as MSEIKIVSIDIDGTLINDERQIPLDVKSAVQQALAQDVKVVITTGRPLPGVRNILDELGIVGSEQYVITHNGGLMQTADGSQILFHAALDLAEYKELNTFMREQKTYIQAEDQFAAYTTNRLIHRWASFENSLVNLPLHIVNNDNELEHVEIIKGIANAESDDLDNVQANVPTSISDKMSVIRSTANNLEFINKDASKGNALEALAKALNVDIKNTMAIGDQENDYSMIERAGLGVAMGNAIEKIKTIADIETATNNDSGVARALEEYVL; from the coding sequence ATGTCAGAGATAAAAATTGTGTCTATCGATATTGACGGCACATTGATTAACGATGAGCGTCAAATTCCGTTAGATGTAAAATCTGCAGTTCAACAGGCACTTGCACAAGATGTCAAAGTTGTTATTACAACCGGTCGACCACTTCCTGGTGTTCGCAATATATTAGACGAGTTAGGTATTGTAGGCAGCGAACAGTATGTCATTACACATAATGGTGGCTTAATGCAAACTGCTGATGGCTCTCAAATTTTGTTTCATGCTGCACTAGATTTAGCAGAGTATAAAGAGCTAAATACCTTTATGCGTGAGCAAAAAACGTATATTCAAGCTGAGGATCAGTTCGCGGCTTATACGACCAATCGTTTAATCCATCGTTGGGCTAGTTTTGAAAATTCTCTTGTAAATTTGCCGTTACATATTGTTAATAATGACAATGAGCTAGAGCATGTTGAAATTATTAAGGGCATTGCCAACGCTGAATCTGACGATTTGGATAACGTACAAGCGAATGTGCCAACAAGTATTTCTGACAAAATGTCAGTGATTCGGTCAACTGCCAATAACCTAGAGTTTATCAACAAAGATGCTTCGAAAGGCAATGCACTTGAAGCTCTGGCAAAAGCATTAAATGTTGATATTAAAAACACAATGGCAATTGGTGATCAAGAAAATGATTATTCAATGATTGAGCGCGCAGGATTAGGTGTTGCCATGGGTAATGCAATTGAAAAAATTAAAACGATAGCTGACATCGAAACAGCAACAAACAATGATTCCGGTGTAGCGCGGGCCCTAGAAGAATATGTTCTTTAA
- a CDS encoding ACT domain-containing protein, with protein MDKTFITRVYNRPGLLVRFASVLTRLNLNIKSLMVTPDEDQKISTISFIFESQNDKQTATVRRNLLKQLDVLTVNDGFCHY; from the coding sequence ATGGATAAAACATTTATAACACGTGTGTACAATCGTCCTGGATTGTTAGTAAGGTTTGCGAGTGTGTTGACACGGTTAAATCTGAACATTAAATCACTAATGGTGACGCCAGATGAAGATCAAAAGATTTCGACAATTTCATTTATCTTTGAATCTCAAAATGACAAACAAACAGCAACAGTACGACGTAACTTATTGAAGCAATTAGATGTATTAACGGTAAATGATGGTTTTTGCCATTATTAA
- the tpx gene encoding thiol peroxidase, producing MNVLLNGNKVALEGDPLKVGDEVPHFKLVDQNNEKVKTADLLGKVTLLSVVPDLNTDICSLQTRRFNQAVDQYTDVNFVTISTNTVAEQRDWCAAEGVHNMRMLSDEQESFGYATKLYVPDTGFDTRSIYIIDAAGVVLYSQIVPEISDEPDYDAALTALSNVIA from the coding sequence ATGAACGTTCTGTTAAATGGTAATAAAGTTGCATTGGAAGGCGATCCCCTTAAAGTTGGTGATGAGGTGCCTCATTTCAAATTAGTTGATCAAAACAATGAAAAAGTTAAGACGGCCGATTTGTTAGGAAAAGTGACGTTGCTTTCTGTCGTTCCGGATTTAAATACAGATATTTGCTCATTACAGACACGTCGATTTAACCAAGCTGTGGATCAATATACAGATGTTAATTTTGTGACTATCTCCACAAATACAGTAGCAGAGCAACGTGATTGGTGCGCAGCTGAAGGGGTACATAACATGCGTATGCTTTCAGATGAGCAAGAATCATTTGGATACGCAACTAAGTTATATGTACCAGACACTGGTTTTGACACACGATCGATTTACATTATCGATGCGGCAGGCGTGGTCCTTTATTCGCAAATTGTACCAGAAATTTCTGATGAACCTGATTATGATGCAGCTTTGACAGCATTATCAAATGTCATAGCATAA
- the yycF gene encoding response regulator YycF, with translation MSKVLVVDDEKPISDIIKFNLTKEGYDVVTAADGQEALDMYNDENPDLVLLDQMLPEVDGIEVLRQIRSKSDVPVIMVTAKDSEIDKVLGLEMGADDYVTKPFSNRELVARVKANLRSRKSVSQTSEETFNSTEDIHLGDLVIHPQAYMVSKDGADIELTHREFELLYYLAQHIGQVMTREHLLQQVWGYDYFGDVRTVDVTVRRLREKIEDNPSHPNWLATRRGVGYYLRPSEE, from the coding sequence ATGAGTAAAGTATTAGTTGTGGACGATGAAAAACCGATTTCTGATATTATTAAATTTAACCTAACCAAAGAAGGCTACGATGTAGTCACCGCTGCGGATGGGCAAGAAGCATTAGATATGTATAATGATGAAAATCCTGATTTGGTTTTACTAGATCAGATGTTACCAGAAGTAGATGGTATCGAGGTTTTGCGTCAAATCCGTTCTAAGTCAGATGTGCCTGTCATCATGGTGACCGCTAAGGATAGTGAGATTGATAAGGTTCTTGGTTTAGAAATGGGAGCCGATGATTATGTAACTAAACCATTTTCTAATCGTGAATTGGTTGCACGAGTTAAGGCTAATTTGCGAAGTCGAAAGTCTGTTTCGCAAACTTCTGAAGAGACTTTTAATAGTACAGAAGATATTCACTTAGGTGATTTAGTAATCCATCCCCAAGCCTATATGGTTTCAAAGGATGGTGCTGATATTGAGTTAACGCATCGTGAATTTGAATTATTATATTATTTAGCACAACATATTGGACAGGTGATGACACGTGAACACTTGTTACAGCAAGTTTGGGGCTATGATTATTTTGGTGACGTACGTACAGTAGATGTTACGGTTCGACGATTACGTGAGAAAATTGAAGACAATCCTAGCCATCCTAATTGGCTAGCAACACGCCGTGGCGTCGGATATTATTTACGCCCATCAGAAGAATAA
- the ilvA gene encoding threonine ammonia-lyase IlvA: MTTEGKLTAEEIDEAHRVLSKVVTHTPLAYDDYLSKKYRANVYLKREDMQRVRSFKIRGAYYNIIKAEKEKLNNGVVAASAGNHAQGVADTCHNLKIQATIFMPVITPNQKVEAVKRFGGQYVTVILVGDTFDEAQSAAFEYTEKHNMFFVAPFDDRRTMAGQGTVAVEVFEDAVEQNINVDYLIASVGGGGLIGGLSTYSKKVSPQTTVVGVEPETAQSMKAAFQAQKPTTVENIDHFVDGAAVARVSQFTYNQAQQYVDKLLAIPEGKVAQAVLDLYTYEAIVAEPAGAMPIASLDFMASDIVGKNVVLVVSGGNNDIGRMQEMEQKALMYKGRQQFYLVEFPQRPGALRQFVNDVLGPNDDITRFEYTKKINSETGSVMVGILLDPVTKVDDLTARLAAFFPKYINLQENTVLFNMLV; the protein is encoded by the coding sequence ATGACGACTGAGGGAAAGCTAACGGCTGAAGAAATAGATGAGGCGCATCGAGTCTTGTCAAAGGTAGTAACGCATACGCCATTGGCATATGATGACTATCTATCAAAAAAATATAGAGCTAATGTGTATCTTAAACGAGAAGATATGCAACGGGTTCGTTCGTTCAAAATTCGTGGTGCCTACTACAATATCATTAAGGCAGAGAAAGAAAAACTCAATAATGGGGTTGTTGCTGCTTCAGCTGGAAACCACGCGCAAGGCGTAGCCGATACATGTCATAATTTAAAGATACAAGCAACTATTTTTATGCCAGTCATTACACCAAATCAAAAAGTAGAAGCGGTTAAACGTTTTGGTGGTCAATATGTTACGGTAATCCTAGTCGGTGATACCTTTGACGAAGCACAAAGTGCAGCGTTTGAATACACTGAAAAACATAATATGTTCTTTGTAGCACCATTTGATGATCGGCGTACCATGGCTGGGCAAGGCACGGTGGCGGTTGAGGTATTTGAAGATGCTGTAGAGCAAAATATTAATGTTGATTATTTGATTGCTTCTGTTGGTGGTGGCGGTTTAATCGGTGGTCTGTCGACCTATTCTAAAAAGGTATCACCACAAACCACAGTAGTAGGTGTCGAACCAGAAACGGCACAGTCAATGAAAGCGGCTTTTCAAGCTCAAAAACCTACCACCGTCGAGAATATCGATCACTTTGTTGATGGTGCTGCCGTTGCGCGTGTCAGTCAGTTTACCTATAATCAAGCACAGCAGTATGTTGACAAACTGCTGGCTATCCCTGAAGGAAAGGTTGCTCAAGCAGTATTAGACTTGTACACTTATGAGGCGATAGTTGCCGAACCAGCTGGAGCGATGCCTATCGCTAGTTTGGATTTTATGGCCAGTGATATCGTAGGGAAAAACGTCGTTCTAGTTGTTTCTGGTGGAAACAATGATATCGGCCGTATGCAAGAAATGGAACAAAAGGCATTAATGTATAAGGGTCGCCAACAGTTTTACTTAGTTGAGTTTCCGCAACGACCCGGGGCATTACGGCAATTTGTAAATGATGTTTTAGGACCAAACGACGATATTACTCGTTTTGAATATACTAAAAAAATAAACTCTGAAACAGGCTCTGTCATGGTTGGTATTCTGCTGGATCCTGTTACGAAAGTAGATGACTTAACAGCCCGTTTAGCAGCTTTTTTTCCAAAATATATCAATTTGCAAGAAAATACTGTGCTTTTCAATATGTTAGTTTAG
- a CDS encoding RidA family protein: protein MSKKVVSTTTAPKALGPYSQAILNDNTLYISGQIGIDPETDEFAGATTAEQAHQIFDNIDNILHEAEFSRNDIVKAALFFDDIADFALVNDIYAQYFDTTSVEEFPARSAVQVAALPKNAKLEIEITAMK from the coding sequence ATGTCAAAGAAAGTCGTTTCAACAACTACAGCGCCCAAAGCACTCGGGCCCTATTCGCAAGCTATTCTAAATGACAATACATTGTACATTTCTGGACAAATTGGTATTGATCCAGAAACCGACGAATTTGCTGGCGCTACGACAGCCGAACAAGCACATCAAATTTTTGATAACATTGATAACATCTTACACGAAGCTGAATTTTCACGAAATGATATCGTAAAAGCTGCATTATTTTTTGATGATATTGCAGACTTTGCATTAGTTAATGATATCTACGCACAATACTTCGATACAACTTCTGTTGAGGAATTTCCTGCCCGTTCAGCCGTTCAGGTAGCTGCTTTACCTAAAAATGCTAAATTAGAAATTGAAATTACGGCGATGAAATAA
- a CDS encoding isocitrate/isopropylmalate family dehydrogenase, translating to MMYKLAILKGDKESSSVIDRALGIIKSSVNDSTAFEVTELPFGVNGVLSFNEPLPNQTLRELKNYDGILVGALNQEVGTDSLLSVQESLVALRKYLNITLACKAVQISDNNVDASPLKNQIVRDTDFIIVQSAKRANDHVDGNISVDDFAQDTITYEQREVEQVITAGFERAMNRKRAVTVVTPFDSFYTSKIWALTAEKIAKIYPDVVVNYVSLSCVISTIIQQPTSLDVVVAPKWVDQVLNEESQKITGLPETVPVSMKNNSGQMLYQLPQINVDDKNLMMAVGEDTAKLILKECFKHYDNLQKIGV from the coding sequence ATGATGTATAAATTAGCAATATTAAAAGGCGATAAAGAATCTAGCAGTGTGATTGACAGAGCCTTGGGAATCATTAAGTCATCTGTAAATGATTCAACTGCATTCGAGGTGACGGAACTTCCTTTTGGTGTCAACGGAGTACTTTCATTTAATGAACCGTTACCAAACCAGACGCTTCGCGAATTGAAGAATTATGATGGCATTTTGGTTGGCGCACTGAACCAAGAGGTAGGGACGGATAGTTTACTAAGCGTACAAGAATCGCTTGTGGCATTGAGAAAATATTTAAACATCACACTTGCTTGCAAAGCAGTTCAAATTTCTGATAATAATGTTGATGCCTCACCACTCAAGAATCAAATAGTCAGGGATACGGATTTTATAATTGTACAAAGTGCTAAGAGGGCTAATGATCACGTGGATGGTAATATTTCGGTCGATGATTTCGCACAAGACACAATAACGTATGAACAACGTGAAGTTGAGCAAGTTATCACGGCGGGGTTTGAGCGAGCGATGAATCGAAAAAGGGCGGTCACAGTCGTCACCCCTTTTGATTCGTTTTATACATCAAAAATATGGGCACTAACTGCTGAAAAAATTGCTAAAATATATCCCGATGTTGTTGTAAACTACGTATCATTATCATGTGTGATATCAACTATTATTCAGCAACCAACTAGCTTAGATGTTGTTGTTGCTCCTAAATGGGTTGACCAGGTTTTAAATGAAGAAAGCCAAAAAATTACGGGTCTACCTGAAACAGTGCCGGTATCTATGAAAAATAATAGCGGGCAAATGCTATATCAGTTACCACAAATCAATGTAGATGATAAGAATTTGATGATGGCAGTTGGAGAAGATACGGCTAAGCTTATTTTAAAAGAATGTTTTAAACATTATGATAATTTGCAAAAAATTGGTGTCTAA